The Breoghania sp. genome has a segment encoding these proteins:
- a CDS encoding hemin uptake protein HemP: MRDVPRNGAFNDTETAMDRLSQTSELNIDAPRTIDSDALFKGERELRILHAGACYRLTITKLNKLILTK, from the coding sequence ATGCGCGACGTCCCCCGGAACGGCGCGTTCAACGACACAGAGACGGCCATGGATCGCCTTTCGCAGACCTCCGAACTCAACATCGACGCCCCCCGCACCATCGACAGCGATGCGCTTTTCAAAGGCGAGCGTGAGCTTCGCATTCTACATGCCGGAGCCTGCTACCGACTGACGATCACAAAGCTGAACAAGCTGATTCTCACCAAGTAG
- a CDS encoding iron ABC transporter permease — protein sequence MALAAENAGTDMEHRDWRRRMTLPVLAVLLGLSVLASVTIGASDVSLGGAARALGDALGFDTGATLRDRVILFDIRLPRTVLGLLVGASLAISGALMQGLFRNPLADPALIGVSAGSSLAAVCVIVLAGSLGITVPVWLAPHLLPLAAFCGGLVVTFTLYAIATRSGRTSVATMLLAGIAIAALAMALTGYIVFHSDDTQLRDFTFWNMGSLGGATWARVAGMLPFVAVLLIAIPFLGNGLNALLLGEAEAFHMGFAPERLKRAIVVLTAAATGASVAGAGVIGFVGIVVPHVLRLAVGADNRLLLPACALLGASLLLFADILSRLVVAPAELPIGIITAVLGAPVFLSILLRRRSVIDI from the coding sequence ATGGCACTCGCAGCAGAAAATGCAGGCACCGACATGGAGCATCGCGACTGGCGACGGCGCATGACACTGCCCGTGCTGGCCGTCCTGCTGGGGCTTTCCGTTCTTGCCTCCGTCACCATCGGTGCGAGCGATGTCTCACTTGGTGGTGCGGCCCGTGCCCTTGGCGATGCCCTTGGCTTTGACACGGGCGCAACCTTGCGTGACCGGGTGATCCTGTTCGATATCCGCTTGCCCCGAACCGTCCTGGGCCTGCTGGTGGGCGCAAGCCTCGCCATATCGGGCGCGCTGATGCAGGGGCTGTTCCGCAATCCGCTGGCCGACCCGGCGCTGATCGGTGTGTCCGCAGGATCTTCGCTCGCCGCGGTCTGTGTGATCGTGCTGGCGGGTAGCCTTGGCATCACCGTTCCCGTCTGGCTCGCACCGCACCTGTTGCCGCTGGCAGCCTTTTGCGGCGGTCTCGTCGTCACCTTCACGCTCTATGCCATCGCGACCAGATCGGGACGCACATCGGTCGCCACCATGCTTCTGGCGGGCATCGCGATTGCAGCCCTCGCCATGGCATTGACGGGCTATATCGTCTTTCACAGCGACGACACCCAGTTGCGCGACTTCACCTTCTGGAACATGGGCTCTCTCGGCGGCGCAACATGGGCACGGGTGGCGGGCATGTTGCCCTTCGTGGCTGTCCTGCTGATCGCCATTCCCTTCCTTGGAAACGGTCTCAACGCGCTTCTTCTGGGCGAGGCGGAAGCCTTTCACATGGGCTTTGCGCCGGAGCGCCTGAAGCGCGCCATCGTGGTGCTCACCGCGGCCGCCACGGGGGCCTCTGTCGCGGGCGCGGGCGTGATCGGATTTGTCGGCATCGTGGTGCCGCATGTGCTGCGCCTGGCGGTCGGGGCTGACAACCGGCTTCTGCTACCCGCCTGCGCGCTTCTCGGCGCATCGCTGCTGCTGTTTGCCGACATCCTGAGCCGCCTCGTCGTCGCGCCCGCCGAACTCCCCATCGGCATCATCACCGCCGTCCTTGGCGCGCCGGTCTTCCTCTCCATCCTGCTGCGCCGTCGTTCGGTCATCGATATCTAG
- a CDS encoding helix-turn-helix domain-containing protein — protein sequence MEKTSILRSLSALAHEMRLDIFRHLVKAGPHGAAAGDIAVALGVRANTLSNNLTILSAAGLVRSVREGRSIRYFAEMEGMRVLLSYLMEDCCGGQAERCAPVLEELICGC from the coding sequence ATGGAAAAGACAAGCATCCTTCGTTCCCTGTCGGCGCTCGCGCATGAGATGCGCCTCGATATCTTTCGTCATCTGGTGAAGGCGGGCCCGCACGGGGCCGCTGCCGGTGACATCGCGGTTGCGCTGGGGGTGAGGGCGAACACGTTGTCCAACAATCTGACCATCCTGTCGGCGGCGGGGTTGGTGCGTTCGGTGCGCGAGGGGCGCTCCATCCGCTATTTCGCGGAAATGGAGGGGATGCGGGTGTTGCTGTCGTATCTGATGGAAGATTGCTGTGGCGGGCAGGCGGAGCGCTGCGCGCCGGTACTTGAGGAACTCATCTGCGGTTGTTGA
- a CDS encoding YjhX family toxin: MNISRNEQRALHVLALGGRILHERGCGPKITRVTCVTREGLILADFNLNIFHRLRTKRLIESCAGNPYRISKRGRIAVRAQYDNQGA; encoded by the coding sequence ATGAATATCTCACGAAATGAACAACGTGCCTTGCACGTTCTGGCTCTTGGCGGCCGGATCCTGCATGAGCGCGGCTGCGGCCCCAAGATCACGCGCGTGACATGCGTGACGCGCGAGGGGCTGATCCTTGCTGATTTCAACCTGAACATCTTCCACCGATTGCGAACCAAGAGGCTGATCGAATCCTGCGCGGGCAATCCGTACCGGATCTCCAAACGCGGGCGGATCGCCGTTCGCGCGCAATACGACAATCAGGGAGCATGA
- a CDS encoding biopolymer transporter ExbD has product MRIERARIRRRPIGLTSLIDVIFLLLLFFMLASTFSNYQALPLAGGGQATAALREEAARPALLRIHGNGQMDLNGQSVSAETLAGKLAELQENETTRVAIWSGEDASVQDVVGAMDAVVAAGLSSVLVAGR; this is encoded by the coding sequence ATGCGCATTGAACGAGCCCGCATAAGGCGGCGGCCCATTGGTCTGACGTCGCTGATCGACGTCATCTTCCTGCTGTTGCTGTTCTTCATGCTGGCATCCACCTTTTCAAACTATCAGGCCCTGCCGCTTGCCGGTGGCGGGCAGGCGACGGCCGCCTTGCGTGAGGAGGCCGCGCGGCCTGCGCTGCTGCGCATTCACGGGAACGGTCAGATGGACCTCAACGGCCAGTCGGTGAGCGCCGAGACGCTTGCCGGGAAGCTGGCGGAGTTGCAGGAAAACGAGACGACGCGCGTGGCGATCTGGTCAGGCGAGGATGCGAGCGTTCAGGATGTCGTCGGCGCCATGGATGCGGTGGTCGCGGCAGGTCTCTCCAGCGTTCTGGTTGCGGGGAGATAG
- a CDS encoding biopolymer transporter ExbD: protein MRIPTPPQRARADNTIALINVVFLMLIFFLFAGSVEQNDAHDITPPDVSMETEKTNTGGALVVQRDGTMTLKGQPVALEDLARLLAAQADEASQSGGDDVAGSQPLRIVADKELPARMLSDILTAAREAGRVKISLVARQIPSGSEADALMQSSEALEGAQ from the coding sequence ATGCGTATTCCCACCCCGCCGCAACGCGCCAGAGCCGACAACACGATCGCGCTGATCAATGTCGTCTTCCTGATGCTGATCTTCTTTCTGTTCGCCGGATCGGTGGAGCAGAACGACGCGCATGACATCACGCCGCCGGATGTTTCCATGGAAACGGAAAAGACCAATACGGGCGGCGCTTTGGTGGTCCAGCGAGATGGCACCATGACCCTGAAGGGGCAGCCGGTTGCGCTTGAGGATCTGGCTCGGTTACTGGCGGCGCAGGCAGACGAAGCATCGCAGTCAGGTGGCGACGATGTGGCGGGTTCCCAACCCCTGCGCATCGTTGCCGACAAGGAGCTTCCTGCGCGCATGTTGAGCGACATCCTGACGGCGGCGCGTGAGGCCGGACGGGTGAAAATCTCGCTCGTTGCCCGTCAGATCCCGTCAGGCAGTGAGGCCGATGCGCTTATGCAGAGCTCTGAGGCTTTGGAGGGCGCGCAATGA
- a CDS encoding TonB family protein, producing the protein MRQGRLVATCLVASLGIHVAIAAHLGFVSDDQSRAASPGGDVAVIGGLEDLVMGSLPSQSAEPVEDVAEPLEPELLDPEPVEEAREDAELEPVEDVTAADAEVQPREAPVEEVVEADTAEPVAPVAALVPILRDSEAPAMVAPQEPDPEDAEVEPETLEKAPVVEPVAEAEPEQAVEPAEAEEAEAVEPESAVADVVVAPVPDAKPAARPEKRAKKSKKVARRPASSAGNADRDQQRGQSVGARTTKLGDGGRKATSSYLGRVVSRLQRAQRYPRKARRAEGTVLVRFTIAPGGQVSGLSVLRSSGNSTLDEAALATVRRVSPLPAFPREMPQKSKSVKVPFVYRAP; encoded by the coding sequence ATGAGGCAGGGGCGTCTTGTGGCCACATGCCTCGTGGCTTCGCTGGGCATTCACGTGGCGATTGCCGCGCACCTTGGGTTTGTCAGCGATGATCAGAGCCGGGCCGCCTCACCGGGTGGTGATGTTGCGGTCATTGGCGGGTTGGAAGATCTCGTTATGGGATCGTTGCCCTCGCAGAGCGCGGAGCCTGTCGAGGATGTGGCCGAGCCGCTCGAACCGGAACTGCTCGACCCCGAGCCGGTGGAAGAGGCGAGGGAGGACGCAGAGCTTGAGCCGGTCGAGGATGTGACGGCCGCAGACGCGGAAGTCCAGCCGCGTGAAGCGCCTGTTGAAGAGGTTGTCGAGGCCGACACCGCGGAACCGGTTGCGCCGGTAGCCGCGCTCGTCCCGATCCTGCGGGACAGCGAAGCGCCTGCAATGGTGGCGCCTCAGGAGCCCGACCCCGAGGATGCCGAGGTCGAGCCGGAAACGCTTGAGAAAGCCCCGGTTGTGGAGCCTGTTGCGGAGGCCGAGCCGGAACAGGCCGTGGAGCCGGCTGAGGCAGAAGAGGCGGAGGCTGTCGAGCCGGAAAGCGCGGTTGCCGATGTGGTGGTTGCCCCGGTGCCCGATGCGAAGCCCGCCGCCAGGCCCGAGAAACGCGCGAAAAAGTCAAAGAAGGTCGCCCGACGTCCGGCAAGCAGTGCCGGGAATGCGGATCGCGATCAGCAGCGCGGACAATCGGTCGGCGCACGTACGACAAAGCTTGGCGATGGTGGGCGCAAGGCGACGTCTTCCTATCTCGGGCGCGTCGTCTCGCGCCTGCAGCGCGCGCAGCGTTATCCGCGCAAGGCACGTCGTGCGGAAGGCACCGTTCTCGTGCGCTTCACGATTGCGCCGGGCGGACAGGTCAGTGGCCTGAGCGTTCTGCGCTCGTCGGGAAACAGTACCCTCGATGAAGCGGCGCTGGCGACCGTGCGGCGGGTTTCGCCGTTGCCGGCCTTTCCGCGCGAGATGCCCCAGAAATCCAAATCCGTGAAGGTGCCCTTTGTCTACAGGGCACCGTGA
- a CDS encoding TonB-dependent hemoglobin/transferrin/lactoferrin family receptor, with amino-acid sequence MNLRMAALMAATALAGFNAGSVAFAQEGEAVSTSTGSYRNDNAILLDTVTVSAARTEESAIKAMASESIVTGETVDLMGASSLVDVLKSVPGVTVETAADTPGAAINMRGLSGYGRVAVNVDGARQNFQASGHSLAGGAVFFEPEFLETATVTRGPVANAYGSGAIGGVVNFQTKKASTFLREGETWAAESFSRYSTNNGWAQGATGAARIGEAFGLLGSVVYRRNFKYENGAGDTVFNSSNEIASGMVKAEVDPGNGHALEIGAITYNSTYRSGDPTSTNYDNDVTDNTISATYKYRPLDSDLFDLRVGGYWTSTQLDQTYLTGTYAGGDRSFEINTYGIDVANTSRYATGSFDHATTVGFDGFFDLVDVSDAAGGSAAFYTPNGQRKVYGAYLQHRLSYREVVEVIGGLRYDSYEMKGGGTKASGDHVSPKITLGFSPFADTFLHGLQLYGTYAEGYRSPAITEALISGTHPGGFPFDFLPNPNLRPETAHNKEIGVNFKRNDFFTAGDRLRLKAAYFHNEVDDFIDADTQTAGCTSMIFCYQYQNISNALIEGFELEANYDMGWMFVGLSGQHQRGEDEDTGAFLNTVPADKLVTTIGFRPLDEVNATLGFQVEAVNAQTRSDTPAKGYGLVNLFAAYSPRDDLQLGLNVDNLFDRDYQPYLESDSSPGLAVKFTLRARLGG; translated from the coding sequence ATGAATCTACGAATGGCCGCGCTGATGGCCGCCACCGCTCTGGCCGGTTTCAATGCCGGGAGCGTGGCTTTCGCTCAGGAAGGCGAAGCGGTTTCTACCTCCACCGGTTCCTATCGCAATGACAATGCCATCCTTCTGGATACGGTGACCGTAAGTGCGGCGCGCACGGAAGAATCGGCCATCAAGGCCATGGCTTCCGAGAGTATCGTCACGGGTGAGACGGTCGATCTCATGGGCGCAAGTTCGCTGGTGGATGTGCTGAAGTCGGTCCCTGGTGTGACGGTCGAGACCGCGGCCGATACCCCTGGCGCTGCGATCAACATGCGCGGTCTGTCCGGGTATGGCCGTGTTGCGGTGAATGTGGACGGCGCGCGTCAGAACTTCCAGGCGAGCGGGCACAGCCTTGCCGGTGGTGCGGTGTTCTTCGAGCCGGAATTCCTTGAAACCGCCACGGTGACGCGCGGACCCGTCGCCAATGCATACGGGTCCGGCGCGATTGGCGGCGTCGTCAATTTCCAGACCAAGAAGGCCTCCACCTTCCTGCGCGAAGGGGAAACGTGGGCGGCAGAGAGTTTCAGCCGCTACAGCACGAACAATGGCTGGGCGCAGGGCGCGACCGGGGCTGCGCGCATCGGCGAGGCCTTCGGCCTGCTCGGCAGCGTCGTCTATCGTCGCAATTTCAAATACGAGAATGGCGCGGGCGACACCGTGTTCAATTCCTCCAACGAGATCGCCAGCGGCATGGTCAAGGCGGAGGTCGATCCAGGCAACGGGCACGCGCTTGAAATCGGCGCGATCACCTATAACTCGACCTATCGTTCGGGCGATCCGACGTCGACGAATTACGACAACGATGTCACCGACAACACGATCAGCGCGACCTACAAGTATCGCCCACTCGACAGCGATCTCTTCGACCTGAGGGTCGGCGGCTACTGGACGAGCACCCAGCTCGATCAGACCTATCTGACCGGCACCTATGCGGGCGGCGATCGCAGTTTCGAGATCAACACCTACGGGATCGATGTGGCCAACACCTCGCGCTATGCGACGGGCAGTTTCGATCATGCCACGACCGTCGGTTTCGACGGCTTTTTCGATCTCGTCGATGTGTCCGATGCGGCGGGCGGCAGTGCGGCCTTCTATACGCCCAACGGGCAGCGCAAGGTCTATGGCGCCTATCTTCAGCACCGGCTGAGCTACAGGGAAGTGGTCGAGGTCATCGGCGGTCTGCGCTATGACAGCTACGAGATGAAGGGCGGCGGCACGAAGGCGTCCGGCGATCATGTCTCGCCCAAGATCACGCTCGGGTTCTCGCCGTTTGCCGATACCTTCCTGCACGGGCTCCAGCTCTATGGCACCTATGCGGAGGGCTACCGCTCGCCCGCCATCACCGAGGCGCTGATCTCCGGAACTCATCCCGGCGGCTTTCCGTTCGATTTCCTGCCCAATCCGAACTTGCGGCCCGAAACGGCGCATAACAAGGAAATCGGCGTCAATTTCAAGCGCAACGACTTCTTCACCGCAGGAGACCGTCTGCGCCTGAAGGCAGCCTATTTCCACAATGAAGTCGATGATTTCATCGATGCGGACACACAGACCGCTGGCTGCACGAGCATGATTTTCTGCTACCAGTACCAGAACATCTCCAATGCGCTCATCGAGGGCTTCGAACTTGAAGCGAATTACGACATGGGCTGGATGTTTGTCGGGCTTTCGGGGCAGCATCAGCGCGGGGAGGATGAAGATACCGGCGCGTTCCTCAACACGGTTCCCGCCGACAAGCTGGTGACGACGATCGGGTTCCGTCCGCTGGACGAAGTCAACGCAACGCTCGGCTTCCAGGTTGAGGCGGTCAATGCGCAGACGCGTTCGGATACGCCCGCCAAGGGGTATGGTCTGGTGAACCTGTTCGCCGCTTACAGCCCGCGGGACGATCTTCAGCTTGGGCTCAACGTGGACAATCTGTTTGACCGCGACTACCAGCCCTATCTGGAAAGCGACAGCAGTCCGGGACTGGCCGTCAAGTTCACGCTCCGCGCCCGGTTGGGGGGCTGA
- the arsB gene encoding ACR3 family arsenite efflux transporter: MSDTPAPESESLGFFERYLTLWVAAAIVAGVAIGVVAPGLMASIAAAEVASINLVVAVLIWAMVYPMMVGVDFASVVGVARQPRGLVVTLVVNWLIKPFTMALLAVLFFDHVFAPWLQPADAAQYTAGLILLGAAPCTAMVFVWSQLTRGDATYTLVQVSVNDLIMVFAFAPIVAFLLGVTDISVPWETLVLATGLYVVLPLIAGLLTRRALGSPKAVEGFTAKVKPLSAMGLIATVAILFGLQGDVILSRPLVIVLIAIPILIQSYGIFAIAYGAAYLLKVPHRIAAPCAMIGTSNFFELAVAVAISLFGLNSGAALATVVGVLVEVPVMLSLVAFANRTRARFA, translated from the coding sequence ATGAGCGATACACCTGCGCCCGAGAGCGAGAGCCTGGGGTTTTTCGAGCGGTACCTGACACTCTGGGTTGCGGCTGCCATCGTGGCGGGTGTCGCCATCGGCGTTGTCGCGCCGGGCCTCATGGCGAGCATTGCGGCTGCCGAGGTGGCATCGATCAACCTCGTCGTGGCCGTGCTCATCTGGGCGATGGTCTATCCGATGATGGTGGGGGTGGACTTCGCGTCGGTGGTGGGCGTCGCGCGCCAGCCGCGGGGGCTGGTTGTCACGCTCGTCGTCAACTGGCTGATCAAGCCCTTCACCATGGCGCTGCTGGCGGTCCTGTTTTTCGACCACGTCTTCGCGCCGTGGCTTCAGCCGGCGGACGCCGCGCAATATACGGCGGGGCTCATTCTGCTGGGGGCCGCGCCATGCACGGCCATGGTCTTTGTCTGGTCGCAGCTCACCCGTGGCGATGCCACCTACACGCTGGTGCAGGTGTCGGTGAACGACCTGATCATGGTCTTTGCCTTTGCCCCCATCGTCGCCTTTCTGCTCGGCGTGACGGATATTTCCGTGCCCTGGGAAACGCTGGTGCTGGCGACCGGGCTCTATGTGGTGCTGCCTCTGATCGCGGGCTTGCTGACGCGCAGGGCGCTGGGATCGCCCAAGGCGGTTGAAGGCTTCACTGCGAAGGTGAAGCCGCTGTCCGCGATGGGGCTTATCGCGACAGTGGCGATCCTCTTCGGCCTTCAGGGCGATGTGATCCTGTCGCGGCCTCTGGTGATCGTGCTCATCGCAATCCCGATCCTCATCCAGAGTTACGGCATCTTCGCCATTGCCTATGGCGCGGCCTATCTTCTGAAAGTCCCCCATCGCATCGCTGCGCCCTGCGCGATGATCGGCACTTCGAACTTCTTCGAGCTGGCGGTTGCAGTGGCAATCAGCCTGTTCGGCCTCAATTCCGGCGCCGCACTTGCCACCGTGGTGGGTGTGCTGGTGGAAGTGCCGGTGATGTTGTCGCTGGTCGCGTTCGCCAACCGGACACGGGCCCGCTTTGCCTGA
- a CDS encoding N-acetyltransferase: MLISIRNETAADIPAINDVIRQAMRVLAQATGTEAAIVERLRAAGALSLSLVAEKKGEVVGHLAASPGLVGDQEGWGLIGPVGVVPPLHGQGIGSALMKEALSRLRETHRGAALVGDPGYYTRFGFRAFPGLHVTGCPPEVVLALPFDGSEPEGELIHHPAFGLDQQA, encoded by the coding sequence ATGTTGATATCGATCCGAAACGAAACCGCTGCCGACATCCCCGCCATCAACGATGTCATTCGCCAAGCCATGCGTGTGCTTGCGCAAGCCACCGGCACGGAGGCTGCCATCGTGGAACGGCTGCGCGCAGCGGGCGCGCTGTCCCTCTCGCTCGTCGCAGAAAAAAAGGGTGAGGTGGTCGGCCATCTGGCCGCTTCGCCGGGCCTTGTGGGCGATCAGGAAGGCTGGGGGCTGATCGGCCCTGTTGGCGTCGTTCCCCCGCTCCACGGACAGGGGATCGGGTCTGCCCTGATGAAAGAGGCGCTTTCCCGCTTGCGTGAGACGCACCGGGGCGCGGCGCTGGTCGGAGATCCGGGCTACTACACCCGCTTCGGCTTCCGCGCCTTCCCGGGCCTGCATGTCACCGGATGCCCACCGGAGGTGGTTCTGGCCTTGCCCTTCGACGGGAGCGAACCCGAAGGCGAACTGATCCATCACCCGGCCTTCGGTCTGGATCAGCAGGCATAG
- a CDS encoding ABC transporter substrate-binding protein, with amino-acid sequence MTLSPINRRKASLVIAGLAAGLLLPFGATGSAQEPKAQRIVSIGGSVTEIVYALGEEGRLVAVDTTSVYPSAARDLPSVGYVRQLAAEGVLALNPDLILAIAGSGPLQTVDVLKAGAVPYVDVPEGYSEEAVIAKVDAIAEALGVADKAEAIKAEITADFKTTRDAVAGAKTHPRVLFLLSAGGGRLMAAGTHSAADAVIRLAGGVNAFGDFEGYKPINAEALVAAAPDYIIAMERPGAHPIKELRKLAGLELTPAGAEPDRLIAVDGQALLGFGPRTASSLLQLARDLGTVTD; translated from the coding sequence ATGACCCTCTCCCCGATCAACCGCAGAAAAGCCTCCCTTGTCATCGCGGGCCTTGCCGCTGGCCTCCTGTTGCCGTTTGGCGCGACAGGCTCGGCACAGGAACCGAAAGCCCAGCGCATCGTCTCCATCGGCGGCTCGGTGACCGAAATTGTCTATGCGCTTGGGGAAGAGGGCCGGCTCGTCGCGGTTGACACGACAAGCGTCTATCCGAGTGCGGCACGCGATCTGCCCAGCGTCGGCTATGTGCGCCAGCTCGCTGCCGAGGGCGTTCTCGCGCTGAACCCAGATCTGATCCTCGCCATTGCCGGGTCCGGACCGCTGCAGACGGTGGATGTCTTGAAGGCTGGCGCGGTGCCCTATGTGGACGTGCCCGAAGGCTATTCGGAAGAGGCCGTCATCGCCAAGGTCGATGCCATCGCTGAGGCGCTGGGCGTTGCGGACAAGGCCGAGGCGATCAAGGCGGAAATCACCGCCGACTTCAAGACCACACGCGATGCGGTCGCAGGCGCGAAAACACATCCGCGCGTGCTGTTTCTGCTGTCTGCGGGCGGAGGTCGGCTCATGGCGGCAGGCACGCATTCGGCAGCCGATGCCGTGATCCGGCTCGCCGGTGGCGTCAATGCCTTCGGCGATTTCGAGGGCTACAAGCCAATCAACGCCGAGGCCCTCGTGGCGGCCGCGCCCGACTACATCATCGCCATGGAGCGCCCTGGCGCACATCCGATTAAGGAACTGCGCAAGCTTGCGGGGCTCGAACTCACCCCCGCTGGCGCCGAGCCCGACAGGCTCATCGCGGTCGACGGCCAGGCCTTGCTGGGCTTCGGGCCGCGCACGGCGTCTTCCCTGCTGCAGCTCGCAAGAGATCTCGGCACCGTCACGGACTGA
- a CDS encoding arsenate reductase ArsC: MTKTYNVLFLCTGNSARSILGEAIMNAEGAGKFHAYSAGSRPAGDVNPYALALLKRVGHDVSSLRSKSWDEFALPDAPRMDFVFTVCDQAAAEECPFWPGQPMTAHWGLADPAAVRGSEAEITLAFSETYRMLRQRISTFASLPIASLDRMSLKNRLDEIGRDAIPVSTE; the protein is encoded by the coding sequence ATGACCAAGACCTACAATGTGCTGTTTCTGTGCACCGGCAACTCCGCCCGCTCCATACTTGGCGAGGCGATCATGAATGCGGAAGGGGCGGGCAAATTCCACGCCTATTCCGCCGGGTCGCGCCCCGCAGGCGATGTGAACCCCTATGCGCTGGCGTTGCTGAAACGGGTCGGCCACGATGTGAGCAGCCTTCGCTCCAAGAGCTGGGACGAGTTCGCGTTGCCCGATGCGCCGAGGATGGATTTCGTCTTCACCGTCTGCGATCAGGCGGCGGCGGAGGAATGCCCGTTCTGGCCGGGCCAGCCGATGACAGCCCATTGGGGCCTTGCCGATCCGGCCGCCGTGCGCGGCAGCGAAGCCGAGATCACCCTCGCTTTTTCCGAAACATACCGGATGCTGCGCCAGAGAATTTCCACCTTTGCCAGCCTCCCCATCGCCTCTCTCGACCGGATGTCGCTGAAGAACCGTCTCGATGAGATCGGTCGCGATGCAATTCCCGTCTCGACTGAGTGA
- a CDS encoding translation initiation factor 2, translated as MIKLIAGLLLAGSVAACGTVTRGTKEQIAFDSSPDGARAQTTLGLACTTPCTLDVPRKKEFSVTMSKEGYAPQTVKVITRLSGKGAAGVAGNVLLGGVVGAGVDVATGAGLDHSPNPVFVDFQTPENTSKTPVEPKPTPRETNGPRATSTPVS; from the coding sequence TTGATCAAGCTTATCGCAGGCCTGCTTCTGGCAGGCAGTGTGGCCGCGTGCGGAACCGTGACGCGCGGAACCAAGGAACAGATTGCTTTCGACAGCAGTCCGGATGGTGCGCGAGCACAGACAACACTCGGCTTGGCCTGCACCACGCCTTGTACGCTCGATGTTCCGCGCAAGAAGGAATTTTCCGTCACCATGTCGAAGGAGGGCTATGCCCCTCAGACCGTCAAGGTCATCACACGCCTGTCCGGCAAGGGCGCGGCGGGCGTGGCCGGCAACGTGCTTCTCGGCGGTGTCGTCGGAGCAGGCGTCGACGTGGCGACAGGCGCCGGTCTCGACCATTCTCCGAACCCGGTCTTTGTCGACTTCCAGACACCGGAGAACACGTCGAAGACACCGGTCGAGCCCAAACCGACCCCGCGCGAGACCAATGGACCGCGGGCGACGTCCACCCCGGTTTCCTGA
- a CDS encoding antibiotic biosynthesis monooxygenase, translating to MYIAMNRFRVKSGMENEFETIWMNRERHLNEVPGYLEFKLLKGGEVKEGTEEDHTLYASHTIWESYDDFVAWTKSEAFRLAHKGAGDRKPIYVGGPHFEGFEVLLTESR from the coding sequence ATGTATATTGCAATGAACCGTTTTCGTGTGAAATCGGGCATGGAGAATGAGTTCGAGACGATCTGGATGAACCGCGAGCGGCACCTGAACGAGGTGCCCGGCTATCTCGAATTCAAGCTGCTCAAGGGCGGGGAAGTGAAGGAAGGCACCGAAGAGGATCACACCCTCTATGCCTCGCACACGATCTGGGAAAGCTATGACGATTTCGTCGCGTGGACGAAGTCGGAAGCCTTCCGCCTTGCCCATAAGGGGGCGGGCGATCGCAAGCCGATCTATGTGGGCGGCCCGCATTTCGAGGGTTTTGAGGTCCTTCTGACCGAAAGCCGCTGA
- a CDS encoding MotA/TolQ/ExbB proton channel family protein produces the protein MNSFALPPFLAGLFTPLVELARTGGPVVVLLGMISVVTLALALAKLVQFHAAGVGRYAHARQVLQLWINGERELARDRMSGTRSVLSEILANLMRGAGSGRGTEAQLREDIERVCLNKLAHLRSFLRPLDMIAQTAPLIGLFGTVIGMIEAFRAMQGSGANVDPSVLAGGIWVALLTTAVGLAVAIPTSVFVGWCDGRIEREQQAMEDLVTAFFTGKPTEAAHAGVVDLASHGRRHAH, from the coding sequence ATGAATTCGTTCGCTCTGCCGCCGTTTCTGGCGGGACTATTCACTCCGTTGGTGGAGCTTGCGCGCACGGGCGGGCCGGTTGTCGTTCTGCTTGGGATGATCTCGGTGGTCACGCTGGCGCTGGCACTGGCCAAGCTGGTGCAGTTTCATGCCGCGGGCGTCGGGCGTTACGCTCATGCGCGGCAGGTGCTGCAATTATGGATCAATGGTGAGCGCGAACTTGCGCGCGACCGGATGAGCGGCACACGCTCTGTGCTGTCCGAGATTCTCGCCAATCTCATGCGCGGCGCGGGCAGCGGTCGCGGCACCGAAGCCCAGCTTCGTGAGGATATCGAGCGGGTGTGCCTCAACAAGCTCGCCCATTTGCGGTCCTTCCTGCGCCCCCTCGACATGATCGCCCAGACCGCGCCGCTGATCGGCCTGTTCGGCACCGTGATCGGCATGATCGAGGCGTTCCGCGCCATGCAGGGCTCGGGGGCGAATGTCGATCCGTCCGTGCTGGCGGGCGGTATCTGGGTGGCGCTGCTCACCACGGCCGTCGGTCTTGCGGTTGCCATTCCGACCTCTGTCTTCGTGGGCTGGTGCGATGGCCGTATCGAACGCGAGCAGCAGGCGATGGAAGATCTTGTCACCGCCTTCTTCACCGGCAAGCCGACCGAAGCCGCCCATGCGGGCGTCGTCGATCTCGCCAGCCATGGACGCAGGCATGCGCATTGA